aaaaattgttagggataccaaaaatctcgaaaaacaaaaaagtcggcattgcttttctgaatatcatgtattttttgtttttctgttagacaaaaattgattaagatttggtgtttctaaatttgcatacattcatgatcagtgactcgtccaaccccttttaactacagccctttcaataataagggctttgaaccgatgaaatttacaaatcatataaacaatacatacacgagtcaagaaacttgtgaagtcgtaacgattaagttcatttaagatactatttggggggtgattttctcgattttttttaccaaaacaaaaagggactaactttattttgagcgtaacttgtttacttttgatgctagaatttttttttataaaacaaaaatgaagttttttttaaacactttaaataagttgtaatgagttttccccgaaatgtgcttcatttttggttatttcatgttaaagtattccatttggaatttgacgaatataaacctatttttcattagctataactctgcttctactaggtataaaGACGTGGTATacacaccattttttaaaattttttacaggctatatttttgcaaagaatgttttttcgacaaaatacttactatttgagttatttgcgaaaaaccgtctaaaagcgtggttattttgttgaaaaaatgaacatattcactgccaaataactcgaaaagtattgacttagtgaaaaaactttatagaacaaaagttacttaaaattagccagtttattcatttcctgacttacttttgacgaatattttttcaaccccaagagggggtgaaaaccaccccccgggcaaaagcacacatcggcacaatatcacttttttctttgacttgttagctatgtgcatgccaaatttcatgtcaatccaagccgttcattaaaatttagaggtcttgcaatattttatcgttaaagaacggactaaaaaaacactgcaaaaagaaagataaataagtgataaatgtgtcacttttcttgagcacatacgcagattgttttgaatgAAGTAATCACATGTACtgtcgatatgtgacactgtttgtgTTCGGTGCGTCGTTGATTTTAGATAATCGTATAATGACACTAGTGTCACCCTAACGTAAAATACTTGACCCATAGACGTGACACTTTGTGAGATAGgagtttatatttttattaaacttttggtgcaataaaaccgattttaaatttttttgatttatgacactctttgagcggaggtgcgatatgaTAAATACATATTGTGAAGttgcaaattattaataataagttTTTAAACGATATTTTTCCAATTTATGTATAAAATAGATGTATTATTAAGAACTGCGTTTctaaaaattcataaaaatttatcTTTTCAAGCCCTAACGAAACAACAAGGAAAAAATCTATCCTCTGCCAATTTATCACTTTCACTGACTGGTGCTATGAAATTTCCATTGTTCAGAACGATCTCACGTCACGGGAAATGCTTTCACGAATACGGGGTTGAGTGGAATTTGTAACTATAGTTGTGTAGTTTCCATGAACATTGTGTAAATGAAAAGAAGCAGTTGTAAACGATTTAGATCGTTTGTCATGTGAAAGTTTAAATTCAGCGTTTTTTAGGCATCTTTCAAATGCCTAATTTTTGTCAAAACCCAAAATCAAAATTTTGTGTTAATAGGTCTTGAAGAtaagtttatttatttaatagTTATAGAAACTGACTTCATTTGAGGGAAAATGCAAAAATTGCATATGAAATCGACACTCTTCATCTTTAAAACacattttgatttttgttgaGAGGACACTCTCATCAAAACATATCGAGTTTTTACTGTTCAGTTGATACAAATTGTCTTAAAAAAGTTGATTTCACACCCATAACATTTAAAATTGCTGGTCACTTAAGCTTTGTTTCTGAGAGGACAGtttattcaaaacaaaataattcCTGAAGTCTTGTCAAATATCTAAAAGTGTCACTGTCTTGTCAGTACATTCTGttctgagtgcgttgtatgacaaagatagcgaatgtttgatttgaaaaatattaccatggacatggtgttcattttttttaatcctgaaaaaaaaactaataaatgtttttgaaaaaattaaacgcagaatgagagattacattattaccgaggataTAAAGtcaattagaataaataaaaagtttcttttgaatgacatatttgaaaataaaaatcaaactaaattttttctttcttttttcgccgctgtaacttgttaaaataaacattataggagttttcagggactttcggccctcggtaataacgtaatttcgcattatgcgtttaaatttttcaaaaatatttattagttttctcaggatttaaaaaaaatgaatgtatataaatagcattggagccgaaaatttgcgcctatccccttatctgattacccaagtttttttttctctgattctggccttggtttagaaccagaatctttagccacgtaattgtataacttatcactaactcaggggagtaatgtgtagtgtgtgtgttgagtaagtttCTTGTcactttgcaaagtcgatgtcattgCCTTTGCAAAGAGActctaattgtatccgaacgtctgcggtccctccggtgagtaccgatcccacaaggacagaaactattttcatttattaacttataataaataaaaaatttctgaccctggtgagattcgaactcactaccattcggaactttcgatccaaaggttaggcgctcttaccactgcgccACAGAATTACCCAAGTTATTAATACTGAATATATGACAGTTATTGGGAGTATTGGGAAGTAGAAAGAAAAATAGAACACATTATTATATCTTACCACAAACAGCAGATTTCCAACTGGGTATATTCGCAAACTGCACACTTAATTGCTTTCCTCCATACCATCTACCATTCAGAGCTCTATAACATTTCAAAGCAGTTCTTGAAGAAGTAAATTCAACAAAAACATTGCCTCTTAGATGTGCCTCATGGTTGCAGCATGTGATAAATAGTTGAATCTTTCCATATTTTTCTAATTCAGGTACAACATCATCAAAGAATTCCCTAAAACATAAGAAGAAATAAAATCGAATTTACTGATATTTGACCATTGTCACTTACTTGTAGCACTGATTTGTTTCATGGCTTTCAAACTCCAAACTGGAGTCAGTGAAGCGATCATTTTCAGTCTTCTCCAAGCTGTAATGTGAAAAAAAGTTGGGTATCAGAAGAATTTTACTTATACCAGGACGAACATGATTTCTAGAACAAACATCAAAAAATCTACAGGTTGCTGTTTTTTGGAAGAATGGACAGGGCTGTTTATTTGGGTTTGTTTCAGAGGTAGTCTTCAGATGTTGTGGAGTATCCCCGCCTTCTTCTAAAAACAAGAGAAAGGGAATTACTATTTTGTACAGGATGGCTACccaattttaaagaaatacctaaGAAGTCCTCCACTAAAGCATTCAGTCTCTGTTGTTCCTCAATTTGTTTCTGCACCTCTTCTTCTTGTCTTCTCTTTTGTTCTTCTCGCCTCTTTTGTTCCTCTTCCCATTCCAACTTTATTGCTTCATTTTGTCTGGCTCTTTCTTCTCTGGCTAGTGCCAATTTTTTTTGGAGTTCCTATGATAAATACATAGAAAAAAGAAGATTGAAGtcaaatataatgaaaaatatgatttaacaaagagaaacaaattaaaataaacactAAAAGAATTCTAAGTAACAGAATAAATAGTAAGAAACAATTAGAAAAACCATTTGTGCTGTGAAATGCAATGTTCTGTCTCAGAAGAATTCGAAGTGAACAAAGGCGTATGCCAAAGAAAGGGGACTGAGAGAGAACTCctatattgtaaaaaacagaaaaatgagTTATCTAGGTCATTTTTACAGAGAAGAAAGGTACAACTTTTTAtgactcataatggaagggaaagtggaaggaagaagaggtccaggaagaaaaTGCTCCTGACTGAAGAATGtaagagactggacaggcatgTACACAGATTCGATACTAAGATCTGCTTAAatagagagcaatttgctgtagCCATAGCCAATCTTCAATAATGgggaaggcaccttaagaagaggTGATGGAAGAGGTCAGAGCGATGGGAATCAGAGATTGGAAGCTGATAGCTGAGAACAGAAAACGATGGAAATTATCCATCCAGCAATCAGTTTAAATGATTGTTAACATGTTGAACGCCGCAAAGTATATAATATTACGGCTCTCTAGGCCGACTTACATACTTAGCTAGGCTGACTTAGCTGTGGTACATACAGTATAGCAGTCACTGCGAAGCAAGTGTGATTCATGCGGCCCTATAAGTACAATAAGCTTGAACCTTATATGATTCCCGTGGCATTCAACATGGTAACTCTATACATGCATACATAACAAAGAATAGACAGGAATAGTGAACAAGACTAGTCCAGATGTAAAATAATCTAGATAAAGGAGATCTAATTCCAAAGCTTCTACAGAGaattgttataattttaacacaTTCAGCCTCAGTGTTTTTTTCCTGTCCATTGATCAGGTGGTATCAAAGTGATGCTTCACTGTCCCAAGAGTACGGTTTAGTGAGGCATCATATTGATTCCACCTGCGACTGAACCTGTTAAATTAATTTCAAATAGAAATATACCTGAAACTGCCTTTGAGCTTCTTCTTCAACTTTTAGCCATTCTCGTTCCTTCTGTTCTCGAAGCCGGGCCTCTTCAAGCGCTTGTCGTTCTTCATAAATTCTTTTATCAGCCAACAACTTCTGATAAGATGCTGACTGCTGTAGTCTTTGGATCTCTAAAAtaaagtttaaagaaaaaaataacaatatttttaaatcactATTACCTTCTAGCTCATTTTGGTCTCTTATTCTAGCTTTCTCCTGTCTAAGACGTTTTCTTCTTGCCTTTTTAGCTAATTTTCTCCATTCTGAATGTCTAGATAACATTAAGAAAATATAACTTCTAAATAAAGATACCTACCAAAGTTATATTTCTAATTGTGCGTTTATTTCAAAAAGGATACCTACTTCCCCATAATATTTGATCAACTGTGctgaaaaataaatacaaaattcacatacattcaaaaataaaataaatacagtacaaaaaggaaaaattaaaCTGAGCTGTCAGTTTGACTTTGACTTGACACACTTGACAGTTTATGatcaatatcaacaaaataaATCGAGAACTCAAGTCACCTCTAGTCGAGAATCGATTTTATAGGACCACTAATTTAGAGACTCATCTAAAGAATGAGGAATAACAGTTACAATTTAACACCTTAATATACACAGCGGCGTGCCCACAGCATTCACCATCCAGTTTACATTAATTAGAAGCAAACAAggctgtatttaaaaaatatacattatgGCATGAAATTTTAGTGAAAATAtcataaacactaattttttttctgtttaagTTTTCATTTTGGTTTAAATTAACGTATGTAATAATTATTCCACAATACTAGGGACTAGGGTAACAGTTTTCCTCCCTCTACATTTATCTAATTTGGTTGATCGGCTTCCCGGGATTCGCGAATATTTAGTTCAATGTTCAATCTTCAATTCAATCAATCCTTTCATAATGTTGGAAAAACTGCGTATTAAACTATTTTTCGTCAATAAATTATTTTGAGCGGTCGACCTTCAATCAGTAAAAAAGCTGTTTTGAATTTTTTGATTGGCTGTAAACTACATGGGTGATATGATAAGTACATAACTACGTTGTGCGGTAATAAAGTTAGGTTAGGTGTTAGTAGACTAGAGTCTTAAAATAGATCTGCTGCAGCTACAGGCAAGTTGTCTCTTGAAGCCCAGAACTTTAGCTGATACAATATAAACAGCCCAGTTTCTATTATACATGTTTTGACGCAGTGATACTACATTATCAATTAAATATTGTGATATTTAAATAAGTTTACCGACGGGACATCTTATAATTCGTCTTGAGCCGCTAATGCTACATTCTGCTGCATTGAAATACGACTGTGTTGACCAAACTTAGAGGTAAACAGAAGAGTTTTTACGGGGGAGTTTTACATTTTCACTACACTTATTTCTTCATCAAGAAACAGTAATAGTGGAATGGGACAAAGGGACTGGAGACCTTTTGTCTACGGGGGCATTGCATCGTGCGTCGCTGAGTTTGGTAagtaattttaatatttcttctgtTTCCCATTATGAGTTGGCTGTTTTCGTCCTCCccagcactctattctcccagtcgccaaCTCTTGAGGTTTCTATCATATCATTTTCTATGTAAGTTTTTCATCTCATAGaaggtcttcctcttcgtcttctTCACTGCGGGTCCCAGTCCAATATTTTGTTATTGTTGTAGAGTTATTGACAGCATTGATTGCTGGAATGCAGTCCTGGCGCTGTGGTAAAAGGTGCCCACCTccaaaactagcataggcgccctctgattttttaaaattagtattttgtataacaccaacaggaaaaaaagctcattttggtgCCCTACAAACAGGGGCGCActcctgcagtgcatccctttcaggaccgttatcgccggccctgctgGAATggatgaaggagaaaacgttacagtggtcttgatatccggattttttcatatccggattgGTCGGTAGCCACATTGATCCGCAtgtggcaggttttactgtactttacttaaaagtcttacaactctcaATAGTTTGTTCTAAATTTAAATTCTGCAGCCTCTGATCCAATACATAAGTATTCAGTCTTACACATATTATTTGTCCTGAGTCCCCATAGCTCACACTCTTCCTTTAATTTTCTTATCATATTATATTCCATATCTTGTGCAAAAATGACTTGGCCATCAGCGAAAAGTAGTGAATGTAATATATTCTcttgtgttggtatacccatTGTTCCACATTTTCTATACCATCTTTTCAAAGCCTGAACGATGAATATGTTAAAAAGTGTAGATGATAGACCATATCCCTGTTTGAGGCCTTTTGTTGCGatcattgtttttgttatttcattaccTAACTTTATTTGCACCTGTGGTTCTTTATACAGTGTGTTATATTCAGtaccggatttaccactaggccgcaagtaaaagggggccgcagcgtcttgtaaaaaaaattgttaaaatcagcCTCCCCCCTCCATCATCTCCGCTATTATATACAACATAGTAGGTATTTGTACATGCAACACATACAAATCTTTAAAGGAGTACGTATTGAGTCTTAGAGACAACCTTGATTCCTATGAACAAAGAGGAAAAGAGTTAtctaaaaatgaaacctatattcttGAAATAGAAAGACGCCCGAAATGCTCTCCATGGCGAAGACAAAGAAGATGAATCCACTGAATCCAACTTTAATGGCAAAGAATACTTAAAGATTAATACATTCAATGTTATAATAATTGACAGACTTTATTCAGAATCGAATGAAATGTCCAaagtttatttcagtcttaataaagaatttggatttttaaacaacttatcgTCCATTTCTAATTAAGAAATCAAGGAAAAAACTTCTATTTTGACTAAAAAGTATCGACATAGATGGTGAATTTGAAGAAGAGTGtgtacagttcaaaggctttgtCGAAGGTGTATATTATGAAGAAACAGAACCTCATGATAACAACAATACCAAGCCTCCGAGGAATACACTTTTAGAGTATCTGAAACTCATTAGTGAAAAAATGTTAACTTATATTcgaatatggacacggctttgcgcattctactataCATGGTGACATCTATGCATCTGAAGAAATATCATTTAGTGTGTTGAAAAGAATTAAAAACTACTTGAGGAACTCAACTTCTGACcaagattctagattgtctagtttggcTAGTTCTATTTCAAATTCTGAGCTTTTTCAAGCCTTAGACTTTAAcgatttgattaaagattttgcagTCAAAAAAGCTGGAAAAGTGagtgtttagagtttagatatgagatttattatgagtACGGAGTGGTGTGAGTGTCAATGTTAATCACTAATCCAACTTTATCCAAATTAAGAACATTACATTGACGTTTTTCATTATAAGAGAATAATGTGAGAATTGAACGATCTATtgttgatttttttaccaagaggagtaaactaaaaagacagattcacacccaagaaactTACTAGAAAAGTCaacaaattcatcttcttttttcgttgatcatatcagctttagatgataatccatacatattatattatactaacacatcgctaaagagttctaaaaacaaccgtttttatataaaagtagactaaaaatctcaaaattaaaggaataatgcagaaaacacaaaaaatcgccgatatacttaattaacctataaaatgacagaagtgccaaaattttataaatgtcattagtgtcaaaatttaataacagtggagtaaacttgcctgcggttggaccaattagaagcAAGCATTACggtgcggtaaatttgaatcactcctcttggttaaaaaacaaactttagaagttaatttttaatatctttattttttaGTGCCCTAGCCTATTACTattacagttcatattattttgcttgttcttttacttataatgtcttttcaacttttcaactttTCTTTGTCACCTGTACTTTTACCCCTGAATGAAacaaatgttatttaattttaacaattaactgcaatactaatttataatataataagtttagcaatattttaattttacaaataactgctgttTGCTAACTTTTTGAATTATGTATTTTCTGCCAATATAGACATTGTTGTTATGTTAGAGCTGTTTTGAGGTTTTAGCCAAATTTGtaaaccaagattatttaattagtgaataCAACATTTCCATCTATGTATGTACCTACCGTAATCAAATAGAACATTAGTGGTatttctattcatttatgttatgGTTTGTATGTTGtactaattttaaaaagtaaaattaaaataaacgttatgtattaatatgaaatgtgctttatgctttaattacataatcgtgaagttatAGGGGGCCGCTCgaggtaatttggcctagggccgcaagtgccctaaatccggcactggttATATTCACCCATTTCTCTCTAACATCCATTCTTCTCATTGCTTCCCACAGTTGTTTCCTGGGCATGCTATTATGCTTTCTCCaagtttttaatattgtacaTCAGCTATTGTCAGACTTTCAAATGTCTGaagttttttttcatttttatttttaattttatttttttaacataatttttaacaattgacCAAGACAAGAGGTCTTGTACAGTACCAAGTTAAAAGGAAGTGCATTTCTCAAGTTAGATGAGCTTGGCAAACTAGGGATACCTGTATACAATAAACTGTCATCACTGCCTACCAGTTAtcatagttttggaaagagggctCATGTGAAATCGTGACAACAAAGTCACTTTGGAAATGACTATAATAGACTGTCAAATTTAATATGAAGTTCAACTACGATTTTGTGCCACTTTTTTGTGTACTGAAAATGTCATGTgagctaagcaaaaaaaaagaatgtatgtgtactttgtacgcacataagaagttatacttctattataatataatttcaacgaaataaatatacctacttaacagttacaatacaaaaaattaacaataattactaaaatttaaccaaaacttcaatgccaaatattaaaaaaaaaaaacgaaaaaagtatgaatcgtccgggaatTGAACCTGCAACCTCGCGAATTCtcaatctctggtccaatgctctaccaacaagaccATCAAGGCACATACTATTAACGTGATATACATATCTACATATACagatatacctacatatttacacatcacggtgacaagtgaaatataaaaatagatgttttattattttacgcccaaggaagacaaatccaaagacacaaaattataatacacaaaaaccttttaaaccacatttgtcaaattgcgcaagttgtattattaatattaatgttaataaatgaaatataaatattttgacgtttcacaatttgacaatatcataacaaaatttgatcaactatttttaaaacacttaccacagtgtaagattctttagctttgaataagcgagatcgtagatcgtcccggtcgGATCCTACCgtaataggttttttatcagtaattttgcggcactcatactagttacagtttgatgggctttcacattggcatgcaacaatcatctcttctatgttaataagtccaaaaatataatatgaaaactatttaaaaaggcagtataactagtaactaactttttgtttgttgtttctcttcctacaaattttaaaacgcaacaaccatacaccatacataaccaaaccacagtcccagaGCTGtgatacagctgccatattggataattttgtaatgtcatttgaacatccaatcagaacaaagttgtaatgcgactgcgccgggatcaaaggttttaatcctattaaaattcaccctcatatgcacgtaaaaaagtataacttcaaaaggaAAAGAGTTGAACCAGGCTGCAAGTCGAATTTCTTTATTTTAATCAACTTTTCCAAGGTAAACG
This genomic window from Diabrotica virgifera virgifera chromosome 1, PGI_DIABVI_V3a contains:
- the LOC114324293 gene encoding U2 small nuclear ribonucleoprotein auxiliary factor 35 kDa subunit-related protein 2 isoform X1, with the translated sequence MLSRHSEWRKLAKKARRKRLRQEKARIRDQNELEEIQRLQQSASYQKLLADKRIYEERQALEEARLREQKEREWLKVEEEAQRQFQELQKKLALAREERARQNEAIKLEWEEEQKRREEQKRRQEEEVQKQIEEQQRLNALVEDFLEEGGDTPQHLKTTSETNPNKQPCPFFQKTATCRFFDVCSRNHVRPGISKILLIPNFFSHYSLEKTENDRFTDSSLEFESHETNQCYKEFFDDVVPELEKYGKIQLFITCCNHEAHLRGNVFVEFTSSRTALKCYRALNGRWYGGKQLSVQFANIPSWKSAVCGVHFTKSCPKGSHCNFIHSFRNPGHTYGALRKIKKELRTNQRTQSEARNWRWSESPEHNPKKSDWDTDSNTSSSLKDRESARNGVRKRRRSRSRSRSRDKDRRHSSSRHRKRDSSSRSSNSSSKRSKHRS
- the LOC114324293 gene encoding U2 small nuclear ribonucleoprotein auxiliary factor 35 kDa subunit-related protein 2 isoform X2 encodes the protein MGKHSEWRKLAKKARRKRLRQEKARIRDQNELEEIQRLQQSASYQKLLADKRIYEERQALEEARLREQKEREWLKVEEEAQRQFQELQKKLALAREERARQNEAIKLEWEEEQKRREEQKRRQEEEVQKQIEEQQRLNALVEDFLEEGGDTPQHLKTTSETNPNKQPCPFFQKTATCRFFDVCSRNHVRPGISKILLIPNFFSHYSLEKTENDRFTDSSLEFESHETNQCYKEFFDDVVPELEKYGKIQLFITCCNHEAHLRGNVFVEFTSSRTALKCYRALNGRWYGGKQLSVQFANIPSWKSAVCGVHFTKSCPKGSHCNFIHSFRNPGHTYGALRKIKKELRTNQRTQSEARNWRWSESPEHNPKKSDWDTDSNTSSSLKDRESARNGVRKRRRSRSRSRSRDKDRRHSSSRHRKRDSSSRSSNSSSKRSKHRS